A region of Eschrichtius robustus isolate mEscRob2 chromosome 19, mEscRob2.pri, whole genome shotgun sequence DNA encodes the following proteins:
- the CHST4 gene encoding carbohydrate sulfotransferase 4, whose product MILPKKMKLLLFLAFQMAVFVLFILLYSHNFNSHQMKEEPKPTYMHVLILSSWRSGSSFVGQLFGQHPDVFYLKEPAWHVWMTFTQSTAQRLHTAVRDLIRAVFLCDMSVFDAYMKPGPRKQSNLFQWEGSRALCSPPACNIFPRDQIIPQAHCKLLCNQEPFEVVEKACRTYSHVVLKEVRFFNLQVLYPLLRDPSLNLHIVHLVRDPRAVFRSREHTTRELMIDSQIVMRQHLQNLKKEDQPYYAMQVICQSQLEIYKAVQSLPKALRQRYLLVRYEDLVRDPLAQTARMYKYAGLKFLPQLQTWVHNITRGKGMGKHAFYTNARNALNVSQAWRWSLPYEKVSRLQKVCRNTMNLLGYHLVTSEQEQKNLSLNLLSTWSPYEQVYQEG is encoded by the coding sequence ATGATACTGCCCAAAAAAATGAAGCTACTACTGTTCCTGGCTTTCCAGATGGCTGTCTTTGTTCTATTCATCCTTCTGTACTCCCACAACTTCAACTCCCATCAGATGAAGGAAGAACCCAAGCCCACGTACATGCACGTGCTCATCCTGTCTTCGTGGCGCTCTGGCTCTTCTTTCGTAGGGCAGCTTTTTGGACAGCACCCAGATGTCTTCTACCTGAAGGAGCCTGCCTGGCACGTCTGGATGACCTTCACACAAAGTACTGCCCAGAGGTTGCATACGGCAGTGCGGGACCTCATACGGGCCGTCTTTCTGTGTGACATGAGCGTCTTTGATGCCTACATGAAACCTGGCCCCCGAAAACAGTCCAACCTCTTCCAGTGGGAAGGCAGCCGGGCCCTGTGTTCTCCACCTGCCTGCAACATCTTCCCACGAGATCAGATCATACCCCAGGCTCACTGTAAGCTTCTGTGCAATCAAGAGCCCTTTGAGGTGGTGGAGAAGGCCTGCCGCACTTACAGCCACGTGGTGCTCAAGGAGGTACGTTTCTTCAACCTGCAGGTGCTCTACCCGCTGCTGAGAGACCCTTCCCTCAATCTGCACATTGTGCATCTGGTCCGGGACCCCCGGGCGGTGTTCCGTTCCCGAGAACACACCACGAGGGAACTCATGATTGACAGCCAAATTGTGATGCGGCAGCATCTGCAGAATCTCAAAAAGGAGGATCAACCCTACTATGCAATGCAAGTCATCTGCCAAAGCCAGCTGGAGATCTACAAGGCTGTGCAGTCCTTGCCCAAAGCCCTGAGGCAGCGCTACTTGCTCGTGCGCTATGAGGACTTGGTCCGGGACCCCCTGGCCCAGACTGCCCGAATGTATAAATATGCAGGGTTGAAATTCTTGCCCCAGCTCCAGACCTGGGTGCACAACATCACTCGAGGCAAGGGCATGGGTAAGCATGCCTTCTACACAAATGCCAGGAATGCCCTCAATGTCTCTCAGGCCTGGCGCTGGTCCTTGCCTTATGAAAAGGTTTCTCGGCTTCAGAAAGTCTGCAGGAATACCATGAATTTGCTGGGCTACCACCTTGTCACATCTGAGCAAGAGCAGAAAAACCTGTCGCTGAATCTTCTGTCTACCTGGAGCCCCTATGAGCAAGTCTACCAAGAGGGCTGA